TTTGCGTGCATCCACAAAGTAAATACTGTCTTGATAATTAAAAATAATTTGCTCGTAGTTTTCTTTGGCTTTTTGTGGGTCTTGAAGTTGATTTTCATACAATTCGGCTAAAGCAAAGTAAGCATCATCGGCTAAAATATCATCTTTAAAATTAGCAATGATGATTTGATAATTAACGACTGCTTTTTCAAATTGATTTTTAGACTCATACAGTTTGCCCTGCTTATAAAGTGCTTGATCCTCTATGGATTGTCCTTTGTAATTTTTTAAAATGGTATTTAAAAGCGCAATGGCTTCATTGGGTTTGTTTTGAAAGGCCATTAAATCGGCTTTGGCGTAAAGTTTTAAAGCGGCTTGCGTGGAATCTTCAAATTTATTATCTGTAATTAGTAACATTAAATCCAATGCATCATTAGCAATAAGTTGAGATGTTGATGATTTTAAAATTTTAAGTTGAGATTCTGCCCATTTAAAATCCCCTTTATAATAGCTTGTTTGGGCTACTTTAAAACGGGCTTCTTGAGATAATGTGCTGTTTTTTAGATTCCGTTGAATTTGTGTAAAATAAATTAAAGCTTCATTAAATTTTTCTTGTAAAACAAGAATATCACCCAATTCTAATTTTACGGTTCCTTCTTCTAAGTCAGATAGCGGTAGTTTTAAACTTTCTTTCAGGAATGTGGTTGCAGCTTTGGGCTCATGTTTATAAAATGCTAGAAAATGCGCATAAGAAACTTGTAAATTTATGGTTTGATTAAACTTTCCAAATCTCTCAAAAAGCTCTAAATAGGTGTCCTCTATTATTTTTAAATCGGTTTCTGTTTTTAAGGCAATTTGTAATAAGTTATAATGAGCGCCAATTTGAACATCTGGATTTTGAGCCGTTTCCGTTAGGTAGGTAAAAATGCTTTTAGCAACCTCATAGGCCTGGTCATTCATAGCTGTAAATGCCAATTCTTCTATACGTTCTAAACTTTCAGGTTGTCTGTTAAAAATAGCTTTTTCTTGAGCAAATGCTTTATTGTAATCTTTCTGTTGAATAAAAAGCCAACTCAACAATTCATTCCAAAGTAGGTTTGGTTCTTGTTGAATTTTTTTGAGTAATAAGCGTTTTAGAATGATGTTATTATCATATTCTGAATCATCTGTTATAAAATCACTCATGGCGCGTTTAATGGTATTTAAATAGGAACTATTAACATCCACAAAATTTAAATAACTACTAAACATTTTTTCTACATTGCCTTGCTCCCCATATATACGTGATAGTTGAATGTTAAAATTCATGGCTGGTTTTAGGACCATGGCTTTCTCATAAGTGGTAATAGCTTGATCTAAAAGGGAGCGATTTTCGAAAAACTTACCAATTGAATACGCGAAATTTGGATTTTCGTCTAAAAAGGAAATGGCTTTCTTATAATTGGCATTGGCAGATTCTAAATCGTTTTTTAATTGGTAGTTATAACCCAATTCTACATAAAGCGCGGGGTATTTTACCCGTTCAATTTGCTGGATTAAAAGAGCTTCAGCCTGATCCAATTGTTCTAGCTGCTGATGCGTTTTAATAAGCTCTAAAAAATAGGCATTATTATTAGCCGAATTTCTATGTAATTCTTGATATGCTAAAAGCGCTTTTTCAAACTCACCGTTTTTAGAATACTCTTTAGCGAGCAAGTCTTCTTGCGAAAACATACTGACCGAAAATAGAAAAAAGCATAAAAGAAAAAGACGCATAATATTACTTTGTGTAAATATAGCAAAAGTGCGCTGGAGATGATGTGAATGTTTTTATAAAAAAAAATGCCTGAAGAGTTTTCAGGCATTTACCAACCAAAATAAATGTGCTATTAACCATTGTAAATTACAAAATGATTCAGTTACCTGATTGGGTAATTTAACTAATATTATTCCGAAACAACGGAAGCCGTTGCATTGGCATGATCTTTTTTGGATAAATCGAAATCTGAAACAAGGACTTTGCCGGCTATGACTGCTAAAACAATTAGAAGAAAAAGTCGTGTAAGATTTTTCATGATAAGTAGGTTTAAAACTTTAGGGTACACGAACTTCAACAATATTTGTTAATTAACAAAATAAAACAGCAAAAAATCGTTAAACAGCAGGTAATTTTTGCTTTTTAACGATTTTTTATAAATTCTAGTGAAAATCAAGTAGGATAAAACCTACAATTTTAATCAATTATAGAAAAACCTGTATAAGGTATTAATGCGTCTGGAATAACAATACCTTCAGGTGTTTGATAGTTTTCTAAAATACCTGCCAATACACGCGGCAATGCCAATGAGCTACCATTAAGTGTGTGTGCTAATTCATTTTTGCCGTCGCTGTTTCTGAAACGTAATTTTAAACGATTAGCCTGAAAGGTTTCAAAATTAGAAACCGATGAAATTTCTAACCATCTATCTTGTGCTGTTGAAAACACTTCAAAATCATAAGTCATAGCCGAGGTAAAGCCCAAATCGCCTCCACAAAGGCGTAAAATACGGTAAGGTAATTTAAGTTCTTGTAAAATGCCTTTAACGTGTTCCACCATAGTATCTAAAGCCGCATATGAGTTTTCAGGGCGCTCAATACGTAAAATTTCTACTTTATCAAATTGGTGTAATCTGTTTAAACCACGAACATGCGCACCATAAC
Above is a window of Bizionia sp. M204 DNA encoding:
- a CDS encoding tetratricopeptide repeat protein, whose product is MRLFLLCFFLFSVSMFSQEDLLAKEYSKNGEFEKALLAYQELHRNSANNNAYFLELIKTHQQLEQLDQAEALLIQQIERVKYPALYVELGYNYQLKNDLESANANYKKAISFLDENPNFAYSIGKFFENRSLLDQAITTYEKAMVLKPAMNFNIQLSRIYGEQGNVEKMFSSYLNFVDVNSSYLNTIKRAMSDFITDDSEYDNNIILKRLLLKKIQQEPNLLWNELLSWLFIQQKDYNKAFAQEKAIFNRQPESLERIEELAFTAMNDQAYEVAKSIFTYLTETAQNPDVQIGAHYNLLQIALKTETDLKIIEDTYLELFERFGKFNQTINLQVSYAHFLAFYKHEPKAATTFLKESLKLPLSDLEEGTVKLELGDILVLQEKFNEALIYFTQIQRNLKNSTLSQEARFKVAQTSYYKGDFKWAESQLKILKSSTSQLIANDALDLMLLITDNKFEDSTQAALKLYAKADLMAFQNKPNEAIALLNTILKNYKGQSIEDQALYKQGKLYESKNQFEKAVVNYQIIIANFKDDILADDAYFALAELYENQLQDPQKAKENYEQIIFNYQDSIYFVDARKRYRVLRGDDLN